From the Diprion similis isolate iyDipSimi1 chromosome 1, iyDipSimi1.1, whole genome shotgun sequence genome, the window AATGGACCACGTATCATGCTACACACAAAGTTAGCATGGGTATTAGTTTTgcagtatttttgaaaaatgactgctattgttttgctttttttttttttctttttgtcatcaattttttcttcatctccgTTTGTGGTATGAGTTCTCTAACACTGGTAGCTGGTAAGATTAACTTATTAGTACTTAATCAAAGTTGTTATAGATGGTATGTGtggtaatttttgttttttaattgttgAGTCTGGTGCGCTGGCATCACTGCAGGCAGGCAGGGAAGTGTTAGATGCGATCACCCAGCCAACTCCCTCTTAGACCCATATCAGTGCTGACTAATAATCTTCTCCCtaaaatctctctctctctctctctctttctggaATTGGAATCACACCCTTCCAAATCGAGATAAGGTTCATTGAAACGGCCAACCAATTAACAGCCCTTTAAGCCCTTAACAGAGCCAGAGTATTTGCAGAGCCAAAGTTTAAAGTGTTGATAATCTAGTCCAAGAAGCAATTCATCGTGTGAATTgattcgtttttcttcattacTTGCGTGGACTGTTATAATTGGCCTTGGAAATATTTTGGTAGTACGGAAAATAAAAGGCTAGCTAGCTTTTCATCGTTCGGTATAAATAACGGAGATGGGACTAAGAGGGTGGCTTAACACTCCTGGTTCAGGTTCTCATCGGAAGTCGGAAGACCATTTCTGCCTTCGTTGATCGTGCCAGATGGGACGGGGCTCTGTGACACACAACACACTTTCTAGCCAAACTACAAGTAGCAATTTAAAAAAGCCTTATTGAGCATCGTTACCCTATTCCCTTACGTCTTTGACgcaaataataaaatggcgTATTGAAACAAAAGCGTACGAACGTTAAGGTGATTGCCTTGAATTCTTTTTGGCTACTTTATTCGATATATGAAGAAagttgtaggtatatatgaaGTTTTGATTATTATCAATGTACAGCCAGTAAAATACTTTGTACTATATTTCGTTGGATAGAAAAAGGTGATGCATGGTTTTATGGAGGTCTTAATCGGTCGTGAATACTGATCTATCCATTTCAGACACGTTTTTCGCAACTTTTACTGAGCATGGTCGCTTCCAGGTGATGAGAATTGGGCTCCTATCAATACCAATATAGATAagactgaaatgaaaataaatgaagagTGTAATGAATGAAATGAACACAATGAAAACAGAAGTGAAATGTAAATCAGTGAAGGAAGGAATAATGAATGGATAAATGAAATGATagaatttgtttaaataaacaaacagcGACTGCATGTGATAAAATACCGAGCGCGTGCAGTAAGCTTCGAGGCGCAGAATAAATCGAGAACGGAGAATGAATGATaaatgtgtaaattttttaggaGAAAGTAGTTAAAATGATCGAAATGATCTATTCTTCATCATGGCCACATCTCTGTGCGTTCTGATCGAACAACGTCTAGAATATATTTAGTTATTTTCCATTCTTGATTTGCACCttcttacaataataataccacAAGTGACATGCAACAACActtaaatacaataaaaaaaaaaataaaaaatagttaaaTAGGCAGTACTGTCGAAAGTAcgattattcgaaaaatgacCCGAGCCGAGATATTTCAAATCTAGCCAATTGTTGGACGATACCATTTACCAGGATTAACTATTTACCTGTAAatgataattgtaataatggtaacgatttgaaaataactTCCTCTCATTATCTGGCGACGAGGTATTCGACCAATATAAAAAGGGTACTAGGCTATTGGCGAATCGCCATGTAGTCGATGAAAAGGCTAAGTTTAAGTTTAAGTTTAAGTTTACCTGAGACCCGCTGCCGCTTAAGCTTTCCACATTGGAGCTCGTCTGTCGGAGGTAGTCCTTGTCGTTAAAAATCTTCTTGTCTCCTCCACCAGGCTTGTGTTTCACATTATCCAACGAGTGCACCTTGCTTTCAGCCTTAACTTCGATTTTTACGGTCTCGATctgatgacaaaaaaaaaaactgtttgaaGAGCTATTCCTGATGTGAAAAAATGCAATTACAACAGTGTGCGGAATTATACGGTAGACTTTTTTCCAATTCGTTCCATGGTTAAGAAAATCACTACGAATTGTATTTACTGTGTCTGCATTTGGTCGAGGAATGGATTCGCTTCTAATTTAACAGATAGATAGACTGAAATCAGGTTTTGgatgaggaaaaatattttgaattattttttggaaaagaGTTACTCATCATCTCTAACGCAATACACGAATGCAATTGATTATTTTAGTTAATaggttaataataacaatttagtCAACAAGAATAAGTGGAGAATATTATTGAAGAAAACAATTGCAAAATTAaaggtattttatatatttttttacttttatacctCCATGCACGATCATGCGTTGTCTATTTAATAGTTACAGTTTTAATATCTTTCAAGTAATATAGTCGTCTACTTACAATATACAGAAATGCCGAGCCAAGCTTTGGTTACTGCCAATAATTATTCTACCGGCATTAAAACAATGTTCATCGATTTATCGTAACTTTATAattataggtaggtacatgTAAATGCTGAGCcaatgtgtgtgcgtgtgtgttttGGAAATCGGAGGAAGACGTGATCATTGCTACGGTATTTcgcgttttaaaaaaatatactcacgTCGTCTGATACCTTCTGCGGCGTTTCAGGCGGCGTAGTCGAAGACTAgacatgaaaaaatagaattacgAATGATGTTTGACTAATGAATACTTGTTTCTTTGACAAAAGGCCGTTGCGTGGTTTTTGAACGATGCGATCTTTCCTCATTACTTAGATCTTACTTACTAAGATCGGTGTAAACTCAACTGGAATCTGTATATTTAATACGCAGACACTGGACGTTTCTTAAAgtgattattatatatattcttctAAACTTGCATATCTTGAATAATGGAAGTTGTTCAAATTCTTTAATCATTACACAAGAACTAGCATGCGGCGTGCGTTTTAaaacgttttttattatttcatgcgTAATTAGTTGCGGTTAATGTTATACTAATGCCAAAAATGTTATCGAATTCACCACTATAACCGTTactcctatatatatatatatatattgtttctAGAGCAAGCAACGAATGTTTATtgacatacatacattttttctccatttataTTTGTCACACTGACATTCACTCAATTACAGCTCACAGTTTGAAtagatatcattttttttttttttaaatatagaaatttattgttaacTGGATACTGACGTTTGTTCTGCACTAATATCATCGAGTAATAAATACAATAACTCCTTCCCATTGAATAAATCGTTAATACGactgaagtataaaaaaaaatcgttacccACTGTAATTACGAATGATATCAGTGAATAAATActgtaattattaaatttttatgcaagGAGAATGACAAATGATGCAGATAAACATATACCGCATGCTGTAGTAAAAAATTGGTAATTATAAACCtagtgaagaaaatttcggGTGTTATTATACGAATCGTTTGAAGACTGAACTAATGGTACCGAGAATAATCATCTTCTACTACAGTTGATTCATTCTCAATGACCTACCTTGACGGTACCGCCTCCTGGTACGTGTTTCACGTTATCCTTAGAGGCAACTTTTGGCTTAGCCTTTTCTTTGAAGTCCAGCTTAACAGTTTCAATCTTCTTATCACCGCCACCTGGTTTGTAAGTCGAGTTTTCCAACGAGCCCACTTTTGGCTTAGCGTTCCATTGGAGTTTCACTTGCGTTATCTGTATTCGTAGAAAACATTGCGAGTTATGAGAATTGTTGGTGTAAAAAGGTTTGGAGGATCTGTCAGGCTTGTTTGGAATGGTCAGAGGTACTATCGACTGGCGAATAACTAACCTTTTTGTCTCCTCCGCTTGGCATGTATTTGTCATTCTTAGCTGCAATCTTTGGCTGCGCTTTACTGAAGTCAAGCTTTCTGTTCTCGATCTTGATTTTACCACCACCAGGCTTGTAGCTCGTGTTTTCCAATGAACCAATTTTTGACCTAacagtttttaaatttggcgACGGTGCTGCACCGACCTGAATCTTGTTCATCGGCACTTctgcaaagaaaataaaaaagttaaatgtaaagagtgagaaaaaaactatgtAATAAACGCttattcaaaatgaaattgcaCGACTGAAAAGGATGGATCGCTCGATCATTTTAAAAGGACCGTCTTTATTCGCTCTTTGCAAAGTAGAATACCATGTCTGATTTACGTCACCGAATGTTGGCTTCAAGGGAACGCTAGTCGAGAAAGTCCCCTGGGTGAAAAGTTGGGAAAGGAAGAAATTATCGAGCTTCAACTGTGCAACatttccttactttttttgtctgCAGATGCAGAGGGTGCTAAAGAAGTGTCAGGAGTTTTGGGCAACCCCTTGACAGACTTGCTTGGCGATTTCGTCGGTGAACTTGAAGTCGATCGTTTCGGACCCGGAATTTTTGAGTGTGACTTTGTCGGCGATCCCGCATCTCCATTTGTCGTCAGTTCCTgcgtcaatttcaaattggCAAATTAATGATAGTCTAGAGTGCAtcggattttttctttctttttctcgattCTCGATGTAATCACCATCCACACGtaccaaaatatttcatcaatttccaCGTTCAATTGTTGTTGTGATTTATAATACTTACGTTTCCTTGCGTCGACTCATCCACACCACTGTCGTTATCCCCTTCTGCAAAGTTAAAACATGAAAGTGTTAATTCAAGAAAATCTTCAAGTAAAGTAAACAAGTTTATAAAACATGCATATATAATGTAGCATTGATTATTTTCCGAAGCAAAATCCTGTTTCATCATAAAGTACAACAACGTGATTGAACACGTGCCAACAAGCTCAAGAGACGTCAATCTAATATCATCGTATAAGGACCTGTTTTTCTGGAACGATTTGCTGAAGCAATGTTGCGCTCTTTGGACTCCCTCGCAGTTCGATTTCGCGAGGCGGCAGATTCTTTCTCTGGTGACTTGCCAACGTCAGATTTTGGCGAACGCGATCGGTGTCTACTTCGGTCCGCACTCGATGGTGCGAAAGACTTTTTCGGTGTACCCGGAGTGCCCTTAGAAGGTGTGGTCGGTGTACCCTTGGACGATTCCTCCGGAGTGGTCAGTTCCAAATCCTTCAACTCGCTCGTCACCGAAGCTGTACTTTCGTCGTCCTTATTCGCCCCGGTCATTATCAAGTCCTTGGCGAAAGTAGCCCGCTTCTTAGCACCCTCAGTATCCGGTGTACTTCGTCCAGACTTCTCACCTTCCGAGGATCTCAGGCACCCGGGTGACTTAGGAGGATTAGGTGACTGGGGGGTGGAAGCTGGTGATTTCACGGAGGATACAGGGGACTTTGTAGAAACTGGAGAACGTGTCACGGGAGAAACCGGAGCGTTTTGGAGGCTCGGAGACGGCGAGGCGAGGCTTGGAGACTTTGGTGGATTAGGCGAAGGTGCGGATGAAGAAACCGGGGATTTCGAGGACAACGGCCTTTCGTTTCCATCGTCGAACCCGATCACCTTCGGGTGTAACGATTTCGGCGAAGCTTCCGGAGAGCCAGAGACCGACAGTCTTTCGTCGAATTCTTGGCTCTGAAGAGGCGGAGGTTTCGGCGAATTCCCAGGAGTCAATTCGAGTGGTTTCTCAGGTACCGGAGAAGACAAGTTCGCTGGAGACCTTGGAACCGGTGAATCGAAGTCCTCACCTTTGGAGGAAAATTTGTCCTCTGCTTTCAGGGACTCCAGTTCCTCCTCGTGTGGTTGGGGAGTCTTCGAAGGTTCCGGCGTAAGAACTTTCGCGTCGTATCCAAGAGCCGACTCGTTTATCAAATTTGAACCCGATACACCGTGCAGAATGGATTCACCGGAGGATTTGCGTTCCAGAATATCATTCGGGTGTTCAATAGCCTgtttttcactaattttaaTCCCCGTTGAAATCGGACCTTGTTGCGACATCGGAGAATCCGACCGATCGTCCCCTTGCTTTTCTTGGTGTTCCGTGATTTTGTTCGAGTTTCCCGAGTCAACAACGacgtcatcatcgtcgtcagcGTTGCTCGGCATCTTTGGCTTGCCGTTGATATTCTCCATAATCTTATCATCGCCTCCCGTCAAATCTTTCagcttttcttcatttttaggATCCAAGGGATCGCGCTGTAGCACCGGAGCATCATGGCTCATCGAAAGATCATTTCGGAGCTCGCGTGAGGACTCGTTGTTTGTTTGAGGTGGTAGACCTTCCGGGCCAGACATCAGTTGCCTCTGGGGAAAAATGCTCGATAACCTCCCGGCAGCGGAGGGTGTTCCTGGTCGAGAACTGTCCGGAGAATCCGAACGAATGCTGCTCTGCGAAGGTGTTCTTTGGGGAAAACCTTGCGGCCTAACGGCGTTGAATTGCAAGGAATTCGGGCCCAATGGTAGCTGATTGGCTTGAGGACGCGGCGGTTGACCTGCTGTTGCCAGACTCCGAGGCCCCGGTTGATTCTGAGGACGTGGTCCTTGCGGTGGTCCCGAAGGAAATCTTTTCGGCTGTCCTGCACCCGGTGAGTTCGGATAGCCCTGGTTTTGCCCCGGGAATAATTGGGGCTGTGGAGCTCGTTGCGGAAACCCCTGAGGCCTTGCGGGCTGACCTTGAAGAGACGTTGGTCCAAACGGAGATCCGGGTCGTTGGCCTGGTACCAGGGATGAACGGCTATCCAGACGCCTTAGTGCCGGCTGTTGAGGACCTCCTAGCCGTGGGCCACTCGATCCATTGTTCGTTGGAAATCTTTGGGGTGCTGCAGACGGAGCTGGGCCTTGGGGTCTTGGTTGAAACGCTGGCGGAAGTGATGCGCTTTGTTTCACCTACAGGGAATCGATTATCGGTATCGTTTTGCTGCGTGTAATTTCTTGGAAATTCGAGTTTTCGAATATTGAAACGAGGTACCGGGACAATTTTGGCACGGACTGTAACTCACTGAGTTTTTAATTTATCGTTGATGAAATTTGGATCATCAAACGTGTACcaaatctcaaaattttcaagttgatAACTGCAAAATTGCCCCGGTTTAGCCCACGTGATTTTGGTCTGTCGAGCATTGGATGGTTTGACTTAAACTCTTCCAGATCAAGGCTTCATTGAAACAAGGACGCGAGTAAATTGGAATTAGTTTATCGTACAACCGGGTGATTTTTGCATTGATCTTTTGATAATATATTCTTGGAGCATGCTTTGGGATGTAAATACAGACGAAGAAGGTATTCCTCGCAGAGAATAGGGATCTGctttattttccatgtgtttgtTACACTCGATAGCTACAGTAACCGAGGGAGATGTCTCGAGAATCGTTTCACCGTACCTGTCACCGTTCACCTTGCGTTTTTATGGTATTGATTCTGGATGAAATACCGCGTATTATCAtccttcgatttttcattgaaaacgaATTAACCTAGACGAGAGTTCACCTTCGGGTCATTGTGTCCCTATCACGATGCAATAATGGTGCGTTCAAATATCGTGCTTTCGAATTTATTGTATCAAAGATCGTTGATTATTCTGTTGAAAATGATTCTCACGATATttgaatgtttctttttttcattcattcactcAGTCGTTGATGTACGATACATTTTCACGCACAAACTACCGTCTTTTGCGAACttaattgttgttattacCGTCTTCGTTTTACTAGATTTAGACGTGATAGCACGTCGCAGTCAGAAAACTGTCTTCAACCTTATTCATTCTGTGTTTTAAGCGACACGTAATTCACAACTAACCATTTCTCGCACGCGATATCTCGTTCGAATGAAATTGTTACTCGGTGTAAAGACAAGGTGCGGGCTAATCAGTTAATTACACGTGTAACTTCCTCATAAGACTTTAAACGTCGTCCTCGTACTTCACCCTTGAATAGTTCTTATCTACAGGGTGTCTCgtagttttatttaaattaacgaTCATTAATCACAAGGCTTTTCGTACGCTACTGAGAAAATACATCCATCAGATTAAGAATCGAGTTTTTTTATATGTTCCCTAGAGTCGTATtaaatttccgaaaaattgaaaaaaagaaatcaactaTTGtcaattccttatttttcattgctcTTTCCCTTTCCTCTTTTACCTTTCGTTCATCATGTTTCACGATCAGTgctcaagtttttcaaataagaCTGTGAATAGACGTTCGTCGAGCTTACCATGGCTGCATTCTGATCCAAAGAATCTGTCGATAAACGCGATGCCTCTTGAGAatccattttcttatttcctaACTAGATTCTGTattcgtttattcaatttgtCATAAGATCACTGCGATATCTTGCTGGCAATAACCTGTTACGTACAGCAGAATTCATACAATAAAAACtttcatataattttaacCATAAAAATATGTCTAACCTACGGCAACGTGTGTTTGCTGCAACAGCTTGCGAGCAAAAATTACTTCTAATCCTTGTAAAGCGGTTTGTAAATACTTCAAATGTTACAGGTGCAGCAGTTTGATCGTTCAAACAATTTCTTACGTTCTACACGTAAATTCTCAAGTATATGTAATTACATATTCATTTAATACTTCGCGTGAAGTAAGTGATATGCGTGTACCTATCTGTACAGGCATGTCCGAAGCCCTTTACTAATTTACAGTACCTCCTACCTACagcgtgataataataataatggcgtGCGGTTGACGTatgtattgaattattttcacgacCAGTGGAAAAGTGGAATGTATTATACAAGGTGTATAATCCGTGACACACCTCCTCTTCAGGCTACTATAATAGACTTTCATACGTGAATTCAACTTTTCTCGTATAGAtcatcaaaaaatcattttagaTCACTTTTTGCGACGAAAGATCAGCATTTCTATCAAAGAGAGACCTTACAGATTATttgtttcattaaaaaaaaaatttcgttgattcttttcatcaaaaatatctgattttctaatattttgaCACACTCGaaggtcgaaattttctcaattatgtCACTTAACAAACTACTTATGATCACGTTGCTAGATAATATATGatgtgttcaaatttttttcacgtttgtgttaaatttttgcaaGCAAAATAATCGTCACTAAttcgtcacttttttttcaattacaaaaaaaaaaacaaccaaaaagCCTGCTATACGCAAAATATGCGTTTGGTGCACGTGCTGTGACATTCGCTAGCCATCGATCAACGGTTGAGTGAAACAACAAGTGAGTAATACAAGGTCCTCGTTAATAAACCCTTTTCCCCTCCATTTTTCCACTGCAAAGattctaatcaattttttcttcgttattaACGCTCAAATTTCGAAGAACACTCGAtgtcataaaaaattcatacacatTCCCTGAAACGTAAAGACACGTGTACCGATACACAAGAGCCTTATGAACGGGGTGAAAGAGGCTCAGGATCGATGGTAGAACTCTTGAATTATCTTTGTATGGATTGAGACATTCGGTTCAATTCAttcgtaatatatataaagtgaGTCGTACACTTTATGCAATACGACTGCGCAAATCTAATTGGCAGTTAAACGAACGCGTGAAAATAGCTTCATGGTTAATTCATCCTCACGATAAACCCTTTCATGTCTCGTGCCAATAACATCATTTCTCGTCAAAACTCATTCGCCGTTTCACGTAATACGCAGATACGTATAAGTATattagatataggtatataaatacgtCTAAATCGTAGTTAAATTCCCTAAATTGTTCGGTTTAATTATCTAATCGCATGACTTTTCTAATTGAAATACCAGCGCGTTTCACTGCTGAAATCATCGCACTTCTCCAGATTAATCAGgtgcttttttatttctatcatACTGCCTGCAGTTTCTTCGCGTGACAAACTTTCCACTGTCTGCTTAATTTCAAAACTGCTAATCCATGTTTGTTTGACACTCTTTTATCAGTTGTCTTTCAAGGATCTCTCGTGctgttgcttttttctttttcatttatctaaAAGCAGGATCGAACGATTTCACATGCACCGAGCTTTTCCTCGCAAGCTTATTGCAACTTACGAGCATGATTCATTTCTTTCGTAGAAATTCTGCATATTCATCACCTCCTTAGAACGCGTTCTTGCGTGTTTCTGTAACCCGGAGCCATCAACCTCGACCGACCTTCAGACTCTTCAGGTTCTTCACACTCGTCTTATCGCAGGGACTTCGTGTCCATGGACGTGCATTTCTGTTTAATATATACCATAAGTAGCTGCAAAGACGCGAGCTCTGTATACTCATAGAATAATATATCATGTATGCAAAGTGTAGCGAAGTTGCAAACTTATTTTTAGACTGTTGTTCTAATCTGAACTTTAAATTATGAAATACAAATTGCAGCGAGTGTTGCAGACGTTAAACATCCTCTCGAATGAAAATTGCATCGATTTCTTCCTTCtccgaagaaaaacaaattttcactctAAGTAAACCGAATTTGTCATTTTATATCTTGCCTAAAGATCCATTTTCACGTCCGTCCAATTACTCTCTGTAATCTTTATTATCTGTTCAAACAGACCTAAAAATGGGCGAACACCGACACAAGGGTTCTTTAACCGAGATAAACAGCGTATAGGAGTGCGATTAGATCATTAACGACATCAAGTCCTTAATCACACAGGATGCAAAGGGCGTGGCTGCGATGGCGTTGAAAACTTATTCATCGTCTATCGATAGTTTATTATcgacgattgaaaaaaagaaatagaccAACAATATCTTCGTTCAATAATACGAATGTATAAACGTGATCTCCTGTATCTCGAACCTTTATCCTTTCTAAACTGGGTCAACGATTCTCACATGCTAGAGACACATTTGCCCAACCTTAACAATCATCACACTGTTTCTCTACGCATTTTCACTCGATTTTTTCCTAACGCAGATCGTTGATGAACGTTCGACTCCAAGTAAAACGATCGGAGGTatccaatttcaattcaatcatGTCATTATGCCTGTATATTAGGACAAAATAATGGCGTTTCGCACACTTTGGCATTTTTCCACATCCATCCTAATACCCATACACACAACTTAGGCAAATATATCTATCCGGTCAGCTTCCTACGCACGAATTAGCCCTCAGGGTAATCGAATCCTTTTTACAAATTGCGTTTCAGTGGGTCGAATAGTTGGCGACGGAAAGGGTGGATCGGGATTTCTCCGTGTAGGTGGGGCTCCACGGTGAAGGAAGAGAACAGGATGTATTGATCGAACCCCCCCTGACTCGTCTCTCTCGCTTCTCTACGCCATTGAACccgcattttttttaccacttttTCTACGCACTTTTCCT encodes:
- the LOC124408436 gene encoding microtubule-associated protein tau, with translation MSGPEGLPPQTNNESSRELRNDLSMSHDAPVLQRDPLDPKNEEKLKDLTGGDDKIMENINGKPKMPSNADDDDDVVVDSGNSNKITEHQEKQGDDRSDSPMSQQGPISTGIKISEKQAIEHPNDILERKSSGESILHGVSGSNLINESALGYDAKVLTPEPSKTPQPHEEELESLKAEDKFSSKGEDFDSPVPRSPANLSSPVPEKPLELTPGNSPKPPPLQSQEFDERLSVSGSPEASPKSLHPKVIGFDDGNERPLSSKSPVSSSAPSPNPPKSPSLASPSPSLQNAPVSPVTRSPVSTKSPVSSVKSPASTPQSPNPPKSPGCLRSSEGEKSGRSTPDTEGAKKRATFAKDLIMTGANKDDESTASVTSELKDLELTTPEESSKGTPTTPSKGTPGTPKKSFAPSSADRSRHRSRSPKSDVGKSPEKESAASRNRTARESKERNIASANRSRKTEGDNDSGVDESTQGNELTTNGDAGSPTKSHSKIPGPKRSTSSSPTKSPSKSVKGLPKTPDTSLAPSASADKKKVPMNKIQVGAAPSPNLKTVRSKIGSLENTSYKPGGGKIKIENRKLDFSKAQPKIAAKNDKYMPSGGDKKITQVKLQWNAKPKVGSLENSTYKPGGGDKKIETVKLDFKEKAKPKVASKDNVKHVPGGGTVKIETVKIEVKAESKVHSLDNVKHKPGGGDKKIFNDKDYLRQTSSNVESLSGSGSQEGKANVALNLTSASSARKTKKLSHAEDSSTPSSQEGNLINAVTTTESTITARPKSRSEQVPVPPTTTPVEEKKAFPQSRKSSLVKTPDRSKTPEHSKKVTIAESEDVREIQAKRSPKSSTEKRPKTPEERRPKTPEEKRPKTPEERRPKTPEEKRPSTPRHETGAQKTPDPENKPSTPRLKSPLKKFPNEERQKSPGKKSPAKESPVSPVGKVTPRKERSSPPNSLPLNNTDDANEKLRNSSSKEFRLPKIVSSMLPELGSHDPVIATPGSDSKIALPKLVDAPIPPSRTGLAQ